A part of Mesoplodon densirostris isolate mMesDen1 chromosome 10, mMesDen1 primary haplotype, whole genome shotgun sequence genomic DNA contains:
- the LOC132497918 gene encoding ubiquitin-like FUBI-ribosomal protein eS30 fusion protein codes for MPWSYTASGWSVVRIKAQVAWLEGIAPEDQVVLVADGPLEDEAVPSWGPWFPGLGWERKRSDSQGGQTGEKKSVQAKRRMQHSQRFVNVVPTFGEKKGPNANS; via the exons ATGCCCTGGAGCTACACAGCCTCCGGATGGTCGGTTGTCCGGATCAAGGCTCAGGTAGCCTGGCTCGAGGGCATTGCTCCAGAAGATCAAGTCGTGCTCGTGGCAGACGGGCCCCTAGAGGATGAGGCTGTCCCAAGCTGGG GTCCATGGTTCCCTGGCCTGGGCTGGGAAAGGAAGAGGTCAGACTCCCAGGGTGGTCAAACAGGAGAAAAGAAGAGCGTCCAGGCCAAGAGGCGAATGCAGCACAGCCAGCGCTTTGTCAATGTGGTGCCCACCTTTGGCGAGAAGAAAGGCCCCAATGCCAACTCTTAA